A genomic segment from Phragmites australis chromosome 6, lpPhrAust1.1, whole genome shotgun sequence encodes:
- the LOC133920534 gene encoding auxin-responsive protein SAUR50-like, whose amino-acid sequence MKEGGEKKNILAKTLQRCRTSLGHNLRRPPAPEKAAWGVPAGYFTVLVGPEKERFAVRARCANHSLFRALLDEAETEYGFAGCDGPLELPCAVDDFMEVMWEIEQGDPTASPGCGRFAAGSRGHHLQQQGYQMMSPARFLVAGRS is encoded by the coding sequence ATGAAGGAAGGAGGCGAGAAGAAGAACATCCTGGCGAAGACGCTCCAGAGGTGCAGGACATCGCTGGGGCACAACCTGAGGCGACCGCCGGCTCCCGAGAAAGCGGCATGGGGCGTGCCGGCGGGGTACTTCACGGTTCTGGTGGGCCCGGAGAAGGAGCGGTTCGCGGTGCGCGCCCGGTGCGCCAACCACTCGCTCTTCCGGGCGCTGCTGGACGAGGCCGAGACCGAGTACGGCTTCGCCGGCTGCGACGGCCCGCTCGAGCTGCCCTGCGCCGTCGACGACTTCATGGAGGTCATGTGGGAGATAGAGCAGGGAGACCCTACCGCGTCGCCGGGGTGCGGGCGCTTCGCCGCCGGTAGTAGGGGGCACCACCTGCAACAGCAAGGGTACCAGATGATGAGCCCGGCGAGGTTCCTCGTCGCTGGCCGGTCGTGA